The Panacibacter microcysteis genome includes a window with the following:
- a CDS encoding error-prone DNA polymerase, protein MDYTELQVTTNFSFLRGGSHPAELVMQAATYGYKAIGITDHNSLAGIVRAYAAAKKFGVRLITGCRLDLQNGISLLAYPTDKEAYANLCSLLTKGNMRTTKGKCILYKNDVYQHAKGLKFIAIPPASLDADFTIDPAYETGVKEYYDAFGNDFYVGMHRSYQSNDFKKMYRLQQLAAYINRPLIATNDVHYHHTQRRHLQDILTCIREKCTIYNAGYRLHENAERHLKTISEMNRLFMQYPGAIRATQELSESCMFSLDSLKYNYPQEVIEPGKTPLETLTKYTWLGAEEIFNHKIPAKIITTIKHELAFIEAKEIAPYFLTVDDFVRFARRANILCQGRGSAANSTVCYSLGITPVDPTKHDLLFERFLSDARDEPPDIDVDFEHERREEVMQYIYHKYGRDRAAIIATVTQQHQKGAIRDVGKAMGLSVDVVDRLAKSVWEFTDEWFDEKKISEQGINIKEAHLQKVLQLTQQYVGFPRQLGQHTGGFVITQDKLHFLCPLLNARMKDRTNIEWNKDDIDVLGFMKVDVLALGMLTCIRKCFDEAARHYHLQLTLANIPQDDPAVYEMISNADTIGVFQIESRAQQSMLPRLKPNCFYDLVIEVAIVRPGPIQGDMVHPYLRRRNKEEPVEYPSKELEAILHKTLGVPLFQEQAMKIAIVAGGFTPTEADELRKSMATFKVKGMVRQFQEKLMNGMMKNGYTKEYAERIFKQLEGFGSYGFPESHAAAFANLVYVSAWLKCHYPDVFALGLLNSQPMGFYAPAQIVRDAMNHGVEFRHVDINHSYWDNTIEEKVNQYHAVRLGFRQIKGVKATDMQQLVHARVKTFTTINQLYDAGVSFMALEHLADADAFRSIGLDRRQALWEITALYDNPLGLFKGQTSETKTEAPVLLPEISLAEHVVYDYSVLRLSLKAHPVSFLRNALKKEQVISSKDLAQCQDGDLIAIAGLVLVRQRPGTAGGVCFITIEDEEGTANLVVFRQLFEQLYRKEILQSKLLMVRGRVQKQGKVVHIIVRHCENWSKLLRRLTKKDIDKISAHTLSPRDEKDGFPFPAANKKTQVRQAFQEELFPGARNFK, encoded by the coding sequence ATGGATTATACAGAGTTACAGGTAACAACAAATTTCAGTTTTCTGCGCGGCGGGTCTCATCCTGCTGAATTGGTGATGCAGGCTGCAACTTATGGCTATAAGGCCATTGGCATTACAGACCATAACTCACTGGCAGGCATTGTAAGGGCATATGCTGCCGCAAAAAAATTTGGTGTAAGGTTAATTACAGGTTGCCGCTTAGACCTTCAAAATGGTATAAGCCTGCTGGCTTACCCAACCGATAAAGAAGCCTATGCAAATTTGTGTTCATTACTTACCAAAGGCAATATGAGAACAACAAAAGGAAAATGTATCCTGTATAAAAATGATGTTTACCAGCATGCCAAAGGTTTGAAGTTTATAGCCATTCCGCCTGCTTCGCTGGATGCAGATTTTACTATTGACCCTGCTTATGAAACTGGTGTGAAGGAATATTATGATGCTTTTGGGAATGATTTTTATGTTGGCATGCATCGTTCTTATCAAAGCAATGATTTTAAAAAAATGTACAGGCTGCAGCAACTGGCTGCATATATAAACAGGCCGCTTATTGCAACCAATGATGTTCATTATCATCACACACAAAGAAGACATTTGCAGGATATCCTTACATGCATCCGTGAGAAATGCACCATTTATAATGCAGGCTACAGGTTACATGAAAATGCAGAGCGCCACCTGAAAACGATCAGTGAAATGAACCGGTTGTTTATGCAATATCCGGGTGCGATCCGTGCAACACAGGAATTATCAGAATCCTGTATGTTTAGTCTTGATAGTTTGAAATACAATTACCCGCAGGAGGTTATTGAGCCGGGAAAAACGCCGCTGGAAACCCTTACAAAATATACATGGCTAGGCGCAGAGGAAATCTTCAACCATAAAATACCCGCAAAGATTATAACCACCATTAAACATGAACTTGCATTTATTGAGGCAAAAGAGATTGCTCCGTATTTTTTAACCGTGGATGATTTTGTACGTTTTGCACGCCGCGCAAACATACTGTGCCAGGGGCGTGGCTCCGCGGCCAATTCTACTGTGTGCTATAGTCTGGGTATTACACCTGTAGATCCTACAAAACATGACCTGCTGTTCGAAAGATTTCTTTCTGATGCAAGAGATGAACCACCTGATATTGATGTAGACTTTGAGCATGAAAGACGCGAAGAAGTCATGCAGTATATTTACCATAAATATGGCAGAGACAGGGCTGCAATTATCGCAACCGTAACACAACAGCACCAGAAAGGCGCCATCAGGGATGTGGGTAAAGCAATGGGGTTATCTGTTGATGTTGTAGACCGGCTGGCTAAATCCGTGTGGGAGTTTACAGACGAATGGTTTGATGAGAAAAAGATTAGCGAACAGGGTATAAACATCAAAGAGGCTCACCTGCAAAAAGTATTGCAGCTTACACAGCAGTATGTTGGTTTTCCGCGCCAGCTTGGTCAGCATACAGGCGGCTTTGTCATCACGCAGGATAAACTTCATTTTTTGTGCCCGCTTTTAAACGCCAGGATGAAAGACCGCACCAATATTGAATGGAACAAAGACGATATCGACGTACTCGGTTTTATGAAGGTAGATGTGCTGGCATTGGGTATGCTCACCTGTATACGTAAATGTTTCGATGAAGCAGCCAGGCATTACCACCTGCAGCTTACACTGGCCAATATACCACAGGATGATCCTGCTGTGTATGAAATGATCAGCAATGCAGATACCATCGGTGTTTTCCAGATTGAAAGCCGTGCCCAGCAATCCATGCTGCCCAGGTTAAAGCCAAATTGTTTTTACGACCTCGTTATCGAGGTGGCAATAGTAAGGCCTGGTCCTATACAGGGAGATATGGTGCATCCGTATTTAAGAAGGCGCAATAAAGAAGAACCGGTAGAATATCCTTCTAAAGAATTGGAAGCGATTTTGCATAAAACGCTGGGTGTACCACTCTTCCAGGAGCAGGCAATGAAAATCGCTATCGTTGCCGGTGGTTTTACTCCCACAGAGGCCGATGAGCTCAGGAAAAGCATGGCCACATTCAAGGTGAAAGGAATGGTAAGACAATTCCAGGAAAAGCTGATGAATGGCATGATGAAGAATGGTTATACAAAAGAATATGCAGAACGTATTTTCAAACAACTGGAAGGTTTTGGCAGCTATGGTTTTCCCGAAAGTCATGCGGCTGCATTTGCTAACCTGGTGTATGTTTCTGCGTGGCTAAAATGTCATTATCCCGATGTTTTTGCATTAGGCTTATTAAACAGCCAGCCAATGGGTTTTTATGCACCTGCACAAATTGTAAGAGATGCCATGAACCATGGTGTAGAGTTCAGGCATGTAGATATCAATCACTCTTACTGGGATAATACGATAGAAGAAAAAGTCAACCAATACCATGCGGTACGTCTCGGCTTCAGGCAGATAAAAGGTGTCAAAGCAACAGATATGCAACAGCTTGTTCATGCAAGGGTAAAAACTTTTACTACCATCAACCAGTTGTACGATGCAGGTGTTTCTTTTATGGCGTTGGAGCACCTTGCAGATGCCGATGCTTTCAGGTCAATCGGTTTAGACAGGCGGCAAGCCTTGTGGGAGATCACCGCTTTGTATGACAACCCCCTTGGGTTATTCAAAGGCCAAACCTCAGAAACAAAAACAGAAGCACCGGTGTTATTGCCTGAAATCTCATTGGCGGAACATGTGGTGTACGATTACAGTGTTTTACGGCTGTCGCTAAAAGCCCACCCCGTAAGCTTTTTGAGAAACGCTTTAAAAAAAGAACAGGTGATCTCTTCAAAAGACCTTGCCCAATGCCAGGATGGAGATCTGATAGCCATCGCCGGGCTCGTACTTGTAAGACAAAGACCCGGCACCGCAGGCGGTGTTTGTTTTATCACTATAGAAGATGAAGAAGGTACCGCAAACCTTGTGGTGTTTCGCCAGCTATTCGAACAGCTGTACAGGAAAGAAATTCTGCAGTCAAAGTTGCTGATGGTGCGTGGCAGGGTACAAAAACAAGGTAAGGTCGTACACATCATTGTAAGGCACTGCGAAAACTGGTCAAAACTCTTACGCAGGCTCACCAAAAAAGATATCGATAAAATTTCTGCTCATACACTGTCTCCGAGAGATGAAAAAGACGGTTTCCCGTTCCCTGCAGCAAACAAAAAAACACAGGTGCGGCAGGCATTCCAGGAAGAGCTTTTTCCTGGTGCAAGAAATTTTAAATAA
- a CDS encoding ImuA family protein: MTSRSDILSQLEKQILPLQGLRKLPGDNNVRIDCSAMESAFPNGVFPVGCMHEFITHTPQDGASTNGFVAAILGKLLKQGGICLWISTSRTLFAAALVSFNVNPEQIIFIDVKNERDVLYATEEALKCNKLIAVLAEIKNLSFKESRRFQLAAEQSRVTGFIIRHGLRTTNTIACVSRWHITSLPSMSAGMPGVGFPRWKVELQKIRSGTPGSWIMEWSAGNFNVIQQDEKVIVLYEGLKQIG; this comes from the coding sequence TTGACCAGCCGATCAGATATATTATCCCAGCTTGAAAAGCAAATTCTTCCCTTGCAGGGTTTAAGAAAATTACCCGGCGATAATAATGTAAGGATTGATTGCAGCGCAATGGAATCGGCATTTCCAAATGGTGTTTTCCCCGTGGGCTGCATGCATGAGTTTATTACGCACACACCACAGGATGGGGCATCTACCAATGGTTTTGTAGCGGCTATATTGGGCAAGCTATTAAAGCAGGGGGGCATTTGTTTATGGATAAGTACTTCACGAACGCTTTTTGCGGCAGCGCTTGTATCATTCAATGTAAACCCGGAGCAAATCATTTTTATAGACGTTAAAAATGAAAGAGATGTATTGTACGCAACCGAAGAAGCCTTGAAATGTAATAAGCTGATAGCGGTTTTGGCTGAAATAAAAAATTTGTCATTCAAGGAATCACGCCGTTTTCAGCTTGCGGCAGAGCAAAGCCGCGTAACAGGGTTTATTATCCGGCACGGGTTGCGCACTACCAATACGATTGCCTGCGTTTCAAGGTGGCATATAACCTCTTTGCCAAGTATGTCGGCTGGTATGCCGGGCGTTGGTTTTCCAAGGTGGAAAGTTGAATTGCAAAAAATAAGAAGCGGTACACCCGGTAGTTGGATCATGGAATGGTCAGCAGGTAATTTCAATGTTATACAGCAAGATGAAAAAGTAATCGTGTTATACGAAGGACTAAAACAAATAGGGTAG
- a CDS encoding alpha/beta hydrolase produces MNRLSNTRKAFLLTSLLLLRTMIGLAQDGTIYPLETPAETNAIPLGTGSVADQPAPESWFRQWGDPMARNISKATLTPFLPKAGTANGTAVIVAPGGGFRWLSMGNEGWEVAQALADKGIAAFVLKYRLHPTPASLDEFTAWMNRPRTSTAAPDSTKTATPAPRPQLDLSNQLADAEAAYAMIVSRAKEWGVDTARIGMIGFSAGAGLTMHATLHSQKMKLAFIGPIYGGMNEVVVPKNAPPMFSAIASDDFLFGGQFGVISSWYKAGIPVEFHLYQNGGHGFGLGNPDRTSNRWFDAFIYWLQVNKLLQPAAGK; encoded by the coding sequence ATGAACCGCCTGTCTAATACCCGTAAAGCCTTTCTGCTTACTTCCTTGTTATTGCTCCGTACAATGATTGGCCTGGCACAGGATGGCACCATTTACCCGCTGGAAACACCAGCCGAAACAAACGCGATACCGTTAGGAACGGGTAGTGTGGCTGATCAGCCCGCTCCTGAATCCTGGTTTCGCCAGTGGGGAGACCCGATGGCAAGGAACATAAGCAAAGCAACGCTTACGCCTTTCCTTCCAAAGGCTGGTACGGCAAATGGCACAGCGGTTATTGTTGCCCCCGGCGGTGGTTTTCGCTGGCTCTCTATGGGCAACGAGGGCTGGGAAGTGGCACAGGCACTGGCCGATAAAGGCATTGCTGCTTTTGTGCTTAAATACAGGCTGCACCCAACACCTGCATCGCTTGATGAATTTACTGCGTGGATGAACCGCCCCCGCACATCAACGGCTGCGCCGGACAGCACAAAAACGGCAACACCTGCACCACGGCCGCAGTTGGATCTTTCTAACCAACTGGCAGATGCCGAAGCTGCTTATGCAATGATCGTTAGCCGTGCCAAAGAGTGGGGCGTAGATACTGCCCGGATAGGTATGATCGGCTTTTCTGCGGGTGCCGGTCTTACAATGCATGCTACCCTGCATTCTCAAAAAATGAAACTTGCTTTTATAGGCCCTATTTATGGCGGCATGAATGAAGTAGTGGTTCCTAAAAATGCACCCCCAATGTTTAGTGCCATTGCGAGTGATGACTTTCTTTTTGGCGGACAGTTTGGGGTGATAAGCTCATGGTACAAAGCCGGTATTCCTGTTGAATTTCACCTGTACCAGAATGGCGGCCATGGCTTTGGGCTTGGAAACCCTGACAGAACAAGCAACCGCTGGTTTGATGCGTTTATATACTGGCTGCAGGTAAATAAGCTTTTGCAACCTGCTGCGGGCAAATAA
- a CDS encoding DUF5946 family protein, producing the protein MQDFIFYAERHGIELLKAGSCQFCGAHVEGGVFECHGNAHRLSEVLNFNNPEHYETRFLSVDAMALQHCELHGPWNNHIHLTRLFLIFNCNISWDYSKTPQLSNIINKYKKDRSEWLTPPPQQQRGKITTSDIVKVVSVDETIVKVREWAAEVFYAFKPHHALVSSIAQMYMDRYYV; encoded by the coding sequence ATGCAAGACTTCATATTTTACGCAGAAAGGCATGGCATTGAATTATTAAAGGCGGGTTCGTGTCAGTTTTGCGGCGCCCATGTTGAAGGCGGTGTTTTTGAATGCCATGGAAATGCTCATCGTTTGTCAGAGGTGCTGAATTTTAACAATCCGGAACATTATGAAACCCGATTCTTAAGTGTTGATGCTATGGCTTTACAGCACTGCGAATTACACGGCCCCTGGAATAATCATATTCATTTGACCAGATTGTTTCTCATTTTTAATTGCAACATTAGCTGGGACTATTCCAAAACTCCGCAATTGAGCAATATCATTAATAAGTATAAAAAAGACAGATCAGAGTGGTTGACTCCGCCGCCACAACAACAACGAGGAAAAATCACAACTTCGGATATAGTTAAAGTTGTCTCGGTTGATGAAACTATTGTAAAAGTGAGAGAATGGGCAGCGGAAGTCTTTTACGCTTTTAAACCACATCATGCGTTGGTTTCGTCTATCGCGCAAATGTATATGGACAGGTATTATGTATAA
- a CDS encoding helix-turn-helix domain-containing protein: MPIIVNLDVMMAKRKISLNELSERVDLTLSNLSILKTGKAKAIRFSTLDAICKALDCQPGDILEYVGETQP, from the coding sequence ATGCCTATTATTGTAAACTTAGATGTAATGATGGCGAAACGCAAGATTTCGCTGAATGAACTTTCTGAAAGGGTAGATCTTACTTTGTCAAACCTATCGATTTTAAAAACCGGTAAAGCAAAAGCAATACGCTTTAGTACACTCGACGCAATCTGTAAAGCGTTAGACTGCCAGCCCGGTGATATACTGGAGTATGTTGGTGAAACGCAACCATAA
- a CDS encoding TraB/GumN family protein, whose protein sequence is MKKLLLSCSLLCVAVFSYAQDKPATLLWKVTKTNNPHVSYLFGTFHEVSPSFFTTLTKAVEKLNASDKIFVEQRSTNEAFVQTGVWSAAKWNITLTTAQQQVFTSFVRKAEDSTYYSMSPLVLALSTARLYFVNFCNNNDSIPGLMDTYIEKLALHENKEVYSLDSNQHTFINQLAAQEDSAKNAALITGSINYMQSMLNNDTAGCSYIKTYKNFNIDYRLNTTLTGKSADFALLVNRNRQWIQILDNAFAYANCFVAAGFKHLMYQQGLIQQLRLLGYTVVPVAL, encoded by the coding sequence ATGAAGAAGTTGTTACTTTCCTGTTCGTTGCTTTGTGTGGCTGTTTTTAGTTACGCACAAGATAAACCTGCTACATTATTATGGAAAGTAACAAAAACCAACAACCCTCATGTATCTTATCTTTTTGGAACTTTTCATGAAGTAAGCCCGTCTTTTTTTACCACGCTTACAAAAGCGGTTGAAAAGCTTAATGCGTCAGACAAAATATTCGTGGAGCAGCGCAGCACAAATGAAGCTTTTGTACAAACGGGTGTATGGTCGGCAGCCAAATGGAATATTACACTTACAACCGCGCAACAGCAGGTATTTACATCATTTGTAAGAAAAGCGGAAGACAGTACTTATTACAGCATGAGCCCATTGGTACTGGCGTTGAGTACAGCCAGGCTATACTTTGTTAATTTCTGTAATAATAATGACAGCATTCCAGGGCTGATGGATACGTACATTGAAAAACTGGCTTTACATGAAAACAAAGAGGTGTATTCACTGGATAGTAACCAGCATACATTCATTAATCAACTGGCAGCACAGGAAGACAGTGCAAAAAATGCAGCGCTTATTACGGGCAGCATTAATTACATGCAAAGTATGCTCAATAATGATACTGCTGGTTGCAGTTATATAAAGACCTATAAGAATTTCAATATCGATTACAGGCTCAATACAACACTCACCGGAAAATCTGCCGACTTTGCTTTGCTTGTAAACAGGAACAGGCAATGGATACAAATACTCGATAACGCTTTCGCATATGCCAATTGTTTTGTAGCAGCAGGTTTTAAACACCTCATGTACCAACAGGGGTTGATACAACAATTAAGGTTACTTGGTTATACTGTTGTGCCTGTTGCCTTGTAA
- a CDS encoding DUF2975 domain-containing protein, with protein sequence MSRKNSFIFRVLQVVAWIIFVGLSIEAGGLIVNFIFSIYNPGMVQHLYQKLDLSAMYTQSRWAFFGIYSFILVIAFYKAYMFYIVTVLVSRFDLAKPFSEFVADHIRKISYYTFFIGLISYIARQVAKTLTHHGYNVEDLDQFWADSQAFILMAAVIYIIATIFSKGVELQTENELTV encoded by the coding sequence ATGTCACGTAAAAATAGTTTCATTTTCAGGGTTCTGCAGGTTGTTGCATGGATCATTTTTGTTGGATTGTCCATTGAGGCCGGCGGCCTTATTGTCAATTTTATATTTAGTATTTATAACCCCGGAATGGTGCAGCATCTATACCAGAAACTCGATTTGAGTGCCATGTACACCCAAAGCCGGTGGGCTTTTTTTGGTATATACAGTTTTATACTGGTCATTGCCTTTTACAAGGCTTACATGTTTTACATTGTTACGGTATTGGTAAGCAGGTTTGACCTCGCCAAACCCTTTAGTGAATTTGTTGCAGACCACATCAGGAAGATCAGTTACTATACTTTTTTTATCGGACTTATAAGTTACATAGCACGACAGGTTGCCAAAACTTTAACGCATCATGGTTATAATGTTGAAGACCTCGACCAGTTTTGGGCAGACAGCCAGGCCTTTATACTAATGGCTGCGGTAATTTATATTATTGCCACTATTTTTTCAAAAGGAGTGGAGTTGCAAACTGAAAACGAATTAACTGTGTAA
- a CDS encoding PQQ-binding-like beta-propeller repeat protein: MFKLLAAAIFCVMFAACTPGDNNDSWEMYGGNSNNNHYSSLSQIDTNNVTQLKVAWIYHTGDVDTANHSQIQCNPITIDGVLYGTSPLMKLFAIDAATGKQKWQFNPFDSLAGDKRMFFILNNCRGITYWNDGNDKRIFYTAGAYLYCIDAANGKPVASFGDKGKIDLHDGLDRDVKDLFITATAPGVIYKGLLIMGSRVNEGAAAAPGHIRAFDAKTGKQKWIFHTIPHPGELGYDSWEDTAAYKHIGGANAWSGLTLDKERGIVFAPTGSASFDFYGGKRRGDNLFANTLLALDAATGKRIWHFQTIHHDLWDHDLSSPPALVTINKDGKKTDAVALTTKTGFIYVFERETGTPVYPVEEKPVPHESELAGEYLSPTQPYSTGIKPFVRQLITENDLNILLPDSSYAEVKKRWQGYRKGNMFEPLSEQGTIVVPGLDGGAEWGGPSYDPTTGILYINANEMVNVLQMVKLKDSVTNDETFLTAGNRLYKTNCMSCHGPERQGGGNYPSLIDIRKKYSEQQFIQLISTGRRMMPAFTQLNEAEKQAIASYVLENQTAQQKKFVDTGKPVDPYLKMPYAVTGYNLFLSKDGLPAISPPYGTLSAIDLNTGEYVWRDTLGDYPYFAAKGLHTGSENYGGSVITKGGLLLIAATRDGHLRAFNKRTGQLLWEYLLPAAAFATPATYEVDGKQYIVIACGGGKMKTTSNDTYIAFALPD; this comes from the coding sequence ATGTTCAAATTGTTAGCTGCTGCCATTTTTTGTGTAATGTTTGCCGCGTGTACACCAGGAGATAATAATGATTCATGGGAGATGTATGGCGGCAATTCGAATAACAACCACTATTCTTCGCTATCGCAAATTGATACAAACAATGTAACACAGTTAAAGGTTGCATGGATATATCACACAGGCGATGTAGATACGGCAAATCATTCACAGATACAATGTAATCCTATAACAATCGACGGTGTATTGTATGGCACTTCGCCATTAATGAAACTCTTTGCCATTGATGCTGCAACGGGAAAACAAAAATGGCAATTCAATCCATTTGATTCATTGGCTGGTGATAAAAGAATGTTCTTCATTTTAAATAATTGCCGTGGTATTACGTATTGGAATGATGGTAACGATAAAAGAATATTTTATACAGCAGGTGCTTATTTGTATTGTATTGATGCAGCAAATGGCAAACCTGTTGCATCGTTTGGTGACAAAGGAAAAATTGATTTGCATGATGGCCTGGACCGCGATGTAAAAGATTTATTTATAACAGCTACTGCACCCGGGGTTATATATAAAGGGTTATTGATAATGGGAAGTCGTGTAAATGAGGGCGCTGCAGCCGCACCGGGACATATACGTGCCTTTGATGCGAAAACGGGCAAACAAAAATGGATATTTCATACCATACCACATCCCGGCGAATTAGGCTATGATAGCTGGGAAGACACAGCAGCCTATAAACACATTGGCGGGGCTAATGCATGGAGCGGTTTAACGCTGGATAAGGAACGTGGAATTGTATTTGCTCCAACAGGCTCAGCCTCGTTTGATTTTTATGGCGGTAAACGCCGGGGTGATAATTTATTCGCTAATACATTGCTGGCTTTAGATGCGGCTACAGGCAAACGCATCTGGCATTTTCAAACTATACATCATGACTTATGGGATCATGATTTATCGTCGCCGCCGGCATTGGTTACAATTAATAAAGATGGGAAGAAAACAGATGCAGTTGCCCTTACCACAAAAACAGGTTTTATATATGTATTCGAAAGGGAAACCGGCACGCCTGTTTACCCGGTAGAAGAAAAACCGGTGCCGCATGAAAGTGAGCTGGCAGGGGAATACCTGTCACCCACGCAACCTTATTCAACAGGAATAAAACCTTTCGTTAGACAACTTATTACAGAAAATGACTTAAATATATTGTTGCCTGACAGTTCTTATGCTGAGGTGAAAAAACGCTGGCAGGGTTATAGGAAAGGCAATATGTTTGAACCGCTCTCAGAACAAGGAACAATTGTGGTACCTGGTTTGGATGGTGGTGCAGAATGGGGAGGGCCTTCTTACGATCCAACTACGGGAATTTTATATATAAATGCAAACGAAATGGTGAATGTGTTGCAGATGGTTAAATTAAAAGACAGCGTAACAAACGATGAAACTTTCCTTACCGCAGGAAATCGTTTGTATAAAACAAATTGCATGAGCTGCCATGGGCCTGAAAGGCAAGGTGGCGGTAATTATCCATCGTTGATTGATATAAGGAAAAAATACAGTGAGCAGCAATTCATACAACTTATTTCAACAGGCAGAAGGATGATGCCGGCTTTTACACAGTTGAATGAAGCAGAAAAGCAGGCTATCGCATCTTATGTTTTAGAAAATCAAACGGCGCAGCAAAAGAAATTTGTTGATACTGGAAAGCCTGTTGACCCTTACTTAAAAATGCCTTATGCTGTTACCGGTTATAATTTGTTTCTATCGAAGGATGGGTTACCTGCAATCTCGCCGCCTTACGGAACATTGTCAGCAATTGATTTAAACACCGGTGAGTATGTTTGGCGCGATACGCTGGGCGATTATCCATACTTCGCTGCTAAAGGTTTGCATACGGGCTCTGAAAATTATGGCGGTTCTGTCATTACAAAAGGCGGCCTGTTACTTATTGCGGCAACAAGAGATGGGCACCTGCGTGCATTCAACAAACGAACAGGTCAATTATTGTGGGAATACCTATTGCCTGCAGCAGCCTTTGCCACGCCTGCAACATATGAAGTGGATGGTAAACAATATATTGTTATTGCATGTGGCGGAGGAAAGATGAAAACGACATCAAACGATACATATATCGCATTTGCATTGCCTGACTAG
- a CDS encoding Y-family DNA polymerase → MQSRFVVIWFRHLKTDWFQRKQAALRTAVFVLAAPDHGRMMITEASFAAAAKGIVAGMVVSDAKILYPSLQVIDDVPGLHEKLLNSIALWCTRYTPVAAVDIPGGIVLDATGCTHLWGGEENYLGDIIRKLKGFGYRVRAAMADTIGAAWAIARYGKIKAIIKTGEQAEAIMQLPPAALRIQKETNGKLQKLGLSDIKSFMFMQPSVLRRRFGAGLLLRLSQALGTKEEFMQPVNAIVEYSERLPCLELIQTRTGIEIALEQLLEKLCKRLVQEGKGLREIKFTACRVDNKTISISVKTNHASANPTHIFKLLENRIAAIEPALGIELFLAEAIQVEKVRSVQQTFWTANGNAESREVAELLDNLQNKFGNNIVCRYLPAAHHWPERSVTVATSVYEKPAISWPLQKLRPIQLLQQPIPIQVTAPIPDYPPMNFRYNNKLYIVARADACERIEPEWWIEGGLHRDYYIVEDMEGKRYWIYRLGHYSDEEKPLWFIHGYFA, encoded by the coding sequence ATGCAAAGTCGCTTTGTGGTAATCTGGTTCAGGCATTTAAAAACAGACTGGTTTCAAAGAAAGCAGGCTGCGCTAAGAACTGCAGTATTTGTGCTGGCAGCACCAGATCATGGAAGAATGATGATAACAGAAGCTTCTTTTGCAGCAGCCGCTAAAGGTATTGTTGCAGGCATGGTAGTTTCAGATGCAAAGATTTTATATCCTTCTTTGCAGGTAATAGATGATGTTCCGGGGCTGCATGAAAAACTGTTGAACAGCATTGCACTATGGTGTACACGTTATACACCTGTAGCTGCAGTTGACATACCGGGTGGTATTGTGCTGGATGCAACCGGCTGTACACACCTGTGGGGCGGCGAAGAAAACTACCTGGGGGATATTATACGCAAGCTGAAAGGCTTTGGTTACCGTGTACGGGCAGCTATGGCAGATACAATAGGTGCAGCATGGGCCATTGCGCGATATGGTAAAATAAAAGCCATCATAAAAACCGGTGAGCAGGCAGAGGCAATCATGCAATTACCACCGGCTGCATTGAGAATACAAAAAGAAACGAACGGGAAATTACAAAAGCTGGGGTTGTCAGATATCAAATCGTTTATGTTTATGCAGCCTTCTGTATTGCGCAGGCGCTTTGGTGCAGGTTTGTTGCTCAGGCTAAGCCAGGCACTGGGTACAAAAGAAGAATTTATGCAGCCTGTTAATGCAATTGTTGAATACAGCGAAAGGCTGCCCTGCCTGGAGCTTATTCAAACCAGGACAGGTATTGAAATTGCCCTGGAGCAATTACTTGAAAAACTATGTAAACGATTGGTGCAGGAAGGGAAAGGGTTAAGGGAAATAAAATTCACTGCTTGCCGTGTAGATAACAAAACAATATCCATCAGCGTTAAAACCAACCATGCTTCTGCTAACCCCACACATATCTTCAAATTACTCGAAAACAGGATAGCTGCTATAGAACCGGCATTAGGTATAGAACTGTTCCTGGCAGAAGCTATACAGGTAGAAAAAGTGCGTTCCGTTCAACAGACATTCTGGACAGCCAACGGCAATGCAGAAAGCAGGGAAGTGGCTGAGTTATTGGATAACCTGCAAAACAAATTTGGAAACAATATTGTTTGCCGTTACCTGCCGGCAGCACATCACTGGCCCGAGCGTTCTGTTACTGTAGCAACATCTGTTTATGAAAAGCCTGCAATCAGCTGGCCGTTGCAAAAATTACGGCCCATTCAGCTTTTGCAGCAGCCAATACCTATACAGGTTACTGCACCAATACCTGATTATCCACCCATGAATTTCAGGTACAATAACAAACTATATATAGTAGCCAGGGCAGATGCATGTGAACGCATAGAACCTGAATGGTGGATAGAAGGAGGGCTTCACAGGGATTATTACATAGTAGAAGACATGGAAGGAAAACGTTATTGGATATACAGGCTTGGTCATTACAGTGATGAGGAAAAGCCTTTGTGGTTTATACACGGGTATTTCGCCTGA